A window from Sphingobacterium hotanense encodes these proteins:
- a CDS encoding tRNA threonylcarbamoyladenosine dehydratase: MKDLSWLSRTEALVGREALEKLANSHVMVLGLGGVGSFAAEFICRSGVGKMTIIDGDTVDPSNRNRQLPALATNHGEAKAEIMRERLLAINPELELNVIQDFILPQNIPGLLELKPDYCVEAIDSITPKLFFIRLALEAKVPFVSSMGAGGKLDPTKIRIADIGTTYNCKLAQHIRKKLKKHGIRKGVKVVFSTELPDKDSLLYTDGSNFKKSAYGTMSYLPAAFGGALASVAIQDLMKDI, from the coding sequence ATGAAGGATTTATCTTGGCTTTCTCGCACCGAGGCGTTGGTGGGACGAGAAGCACTAGAAAAGTTAGCTAATTCACATGTAATGGTATTGGGTCTCGGCGGTGTGGGCTCTTTTGCTGCCGAATTTATCTGTCGGTCGGGCGTGGGAAAGATGACCATCATCGACGGTGATACCGTAGACCCTAGCAATAGGAATAGGCAGTTGCCAGCTTTGGCAACAAATCATGGCGAAGCGAAAGCGGAGATTATGCGCGAACGCTTGTTGGCTATCAATCCGGAATTAGAGCTTAATGTAATCCAAGATTTTATTCTTCCACAGAATATCCCTGGTCTTCTTGAATTAAAACCCGACTACTGCGTGGAAGCTATTGATAGCATCACACCGAAACTATTTTTTATCCGTTTGGCCTTGGAGGCGAAAGTACCTTTTGTAAGCTCGATGGGTGCGGGTGGTAAACTAGATCCTACGAAAATTAGGATTGCTGATATTGGAACGACTTATAATTGTAAACTAGCACAGCATATCCGCAAAAAATTAAAGAAGCATGGAATTCGTAAAGGCGTAAAGGTGGTGTTCTCCACCGAATTGCCGGATAAGGATTCCTTGTTGTATACTGACGGTAGCAACTTTAAGAAATCAGCCTACGGGACGATGTCTTATCTGCCGGCAGCATTTGGAGGAGCATTAGCCTCCGTTGCGATTCAAGATTTAATGAAAGATATATAG
- a CDS encoding sensor histidine kinase, producing the protein MLNSSSIDLQKQLSYDGIQSFGYLIVTDLDLNITAGSENCSDWLKRDVNTLFDRPFSFLIDHYFHDYQIDIQEAVRQIIAEENDRNLLEIRLLERGCYLSVYRNERSVYFEFEIKVADLQVYFPKFESFAQVLMENTKGIWQHLSDYMGKVLGYDRITVYQFIEGGYGKIIAETRNNDNLESIIGLYQSDFAVLAQARKVHLKNLCRLTHDIYEEPIRIVSKDGSQVDLLSTNIRTLAKVHSDHLKKVGIGCNLSFSILIDDQIWGLIFCQNVRPTRINLIKREAFVYMIQWASTRFADEQLVQEREFNERIRNFELLLKEKLLLKKDMLAVLGSLSKLLCQFANADAMLIASGDQIYAHQINIGREKLKQLKGLILRETDQYVYTDEEFTWKFGEELGIDMSRFAGIAKVDIESNRQFTLYFFRKESIVKRTYMDTPTRHLMNPKPNETFTTEPHKHFDVWHHTIEGTSERWTERDLYYFSRLRKLIKTSMNQMSLELSSLNEEVVSLNRALDSYAYTVSHDVKNPLSAINLSVQMLLQRPDMPLDLRNRMLQNMKSAVDIIGELLVAIHLFSKIKSFSYQTELVDVSSSIDQITTFCKMRYDAYSTQVKIGELLPVYGHKTLVYQLFQNLIGNAIKYSARAEHPAVEIYAEQGSEFIRYFIRDNGIGIADEDLKSIFDTFKRLDNAIDFEGTGLGLTIVKTIADKLDLQIKVDSKIGMGTEFQVLFPIEQ; encoded by the coding sequence ATGCTTAATTCTTCCTCTATTGACCTGCAGAAGCAGCTGTCTTATGATGGTATCCAAAGTTTTGGGTATCTGATCGTTACAGATTTAGATTTAAATATCACTGCAGGTAGTGAGAATTGTTCGGATTGGTTAAAACGAGATGTTAATACGCTTTTTGATCGTCCATTTTCATTCTTGATCGATCATTATTTTCATGATTACCAGATTGATATTCAGGAAGCTGTAAGACAAATTATAGCAGAGGAGAATGATCGCAATCTATTAGAGATCAGGCTTCTGGAGAGAGGTTGTTATCTAAGCGTTTATCGGAATGAGCGCTCTGTTTACTTTGAGTTCGAAATTAAAGTTGCGGATCTACAGGTGTACTTTCCGAAGTTCGAATCCTTTGCTCAGGTATTAATGGAAAATACCAAGGGTATCTGGCAGCACCTGAGCGATTATATGGGCAAGGTCTTAGGCTATGATCGAATTACAGTGTATCAATTTATCGAGGGTGGCTATGGGAAGATCATTGCGGAGACGAGAAATAATGACAACTTAGAAAGCATCATCGGGTTATATCAGTCGGATTTTGCAGTTTTGGCTCAGGCAAGAAAGGTTCACCTGAAAAACCTATGCCGATTGACCCATGATATCTACGAAGAGCCCATCCGTATAGTCAGTAAAGATGGTAGCCAGGTTGACTTATTGAGTACCAACATCCGGACCTTGGCAAAGGTACATAGCGACCATCTAAAGAAAGTTGGGATCGGATGTAACTTAAGCTTCTCTATTCTCATTGATGATCAGATCTGGGGATTGATTTTTTGCCAAAACGTTCGCCCGACCAGGATCAATTTAATCAAGCGCGAAGCTTTTGTCTACATGATCCAATGGGCATCAACTCGCTTCGCCGATGAACAGTTAGTGCAGGAAAGAGAATTCAACGAGCGCATTCGAAACTTCGAATTGTTGCTGAAAGAGAAGTTGCTTCTAAAAAAGGATATGCTTGCTGTCTTAGGGTCGCTAAGTAAACTTTTGTGCCAATTCGCCAATGCGGATGCTATGCTGATTGCTTCTGGAGATCAGATATATGCTCACCAAATCAATATTGGCCGAGAGAAATTAAAGCAACTGAAGGGACTTATCCTCCGTGAGACGGATCAGTATGTTTACACAGATGAGGAGTTCACCTGGAAGTTCGGGGAGGAGTTAGGTATTGATATGAGCCGTTTTGCTGGAATTGCAAAGGTAGATATCGAGTCCAATAGGCAGTTTACTTTATATTTTTTCAGAAAGGAGTCGATCGTCAAGCGTACTTATATGGATACTCCGACTCGTCATTTGATGAATCCAAAGCCTAATGAGACATTTACGACCGAGCCGCACAAGCATTTTGATGTTTGGCACCATACGATCGAAGGAACATCCGAGCGCTGGACAGAACGCGATCTGTATTATTTCTCTCGCCTTAGGAAGCTGATCAAAACCAGTATGAATCAGATGTCATTAGAGCTGAGTAGTTTGAATGAAGAGGTCGTGAGTTTGAATAGGGCGTTAGATTCCTATGCTTATACAGTAAGCCATGATGTAAAGAATCCTTTATCGGCAATTAATCTATCGGTGCAGATGTTGCTTCAACGTCCTGATATGCCGTTAGATCTTAGAAATCGCATGCTTCAAAACATGAAGAGTGCGGTTGATATTATCGGAGAACTGTTAGTTGCTATACATTTGTTCTCCAAAATTAAATCATTCAGCTATCAAACGGAGCTCGTTGATGTCAGCAGCTCGATCGATCAGATTACGACCTTCTGTAAAATGCGATACGATGCGTACTCAACGCAGGTAAAGATAGGGGAGTTGCTACCGGTATATGGTCATAAGACATTGGTTTACCAACTGTTCCAGAACCTAATCGGAAATGCGATAAAGTATTCCGCGCGTGCTGAGCATCCTGCCGTTGAGATTTACGCGGAGCAGGGAAGTGAATTCATTCGATATTTTATTCGCGACAATGGAATTGGTATTGCAGATGAAGATCTCAAATCTATCTTCGATACGTTCAAGCGTCTCGACAATGCCATCGACTTTGAAGGAACTGGATTAGGACTTACGATTGTGAAGACTATTGCAGATAAGCTGGATCTGCAAATCAAAGTTGATAGTAAGATTGGAATGGGAACCGAATTCCAAGTGTTATTTCCAATTGAGCAATAG
- a CDS encoding bifunctional 5,10-methylenetetrahydrofolate dehydrogenase/5,10-methenyltetrahydrofolate cyclohydrolase: MKLLDGKEVSAKLKEDIKREAAELTATLGRKPHLVAILVGNDGGSETYVASKMRNCEQVGFDSTNLHYEDDITEEALLAKIAEINQDENIDGLIVQLPLPKHIDPEKVTEAIDYKKDVDGFHPINLGRMQRNLPCFIPATPYGIMLMLDHYGIDTAGKKAVVVGRSNIVGSPMSILLARNSQPGNCTVTLTHSRTKNLQEEVLQGDIIVAAIGKKNFVTGDMVKDGAIVIDVGINRETSTETKSGFKLYGDVDFEAVAPKASWITPVPGGVGLMTIIGLLKNTLEAAKGTVYPK; encoded by the coding sequence ATGAAGTTACTTGACGGAAAAGAAGTTTCTGCAAAACTGAAAGAAGATATCAAAAGAGAAGCCGCTGAATTGACAGCAACACTGGGCCGTAAGCCCCATTTGGTTGCCATTTTAGTGGGCAATGATGGCGGAAGTGAAACCTATGTTGCTAGCAAGATGAGAAATTGTGAGCAAGTTGGCTTTGATTCTACCAATCTTCATTACGAAGATGATATTACTGAGGAAGCTTTGCTTGCAAAGATTGCTGAGATTAATCAAGATGAAAACATCGATGGTTTAATTGTTCAATTGCCATTACCAAAGCATATCGATCCGGAGAAAGTAACAGAAGCTATAGATTATAAAAAAGATGTTGATGGATTTCATCCGATCAATTTAGGTCGTATGCAAAGAAATCTTCCATGCTTTATTCCTGCTACGCCTTACGGTATCATGTTGATGCTAGATCATTATGGTATTGATACTGCTGGTAAGAAAGCGGTTGTTGTTGGACGCAGCAATATTGTTGGATCGCCGATGAGTATTTTATTAGCGCGCAATAGCCAGCCTGGAAACTGTACAGTGACATTGACGCATAGCCGCACGAAGAATCTTCAAGAAGAAGTTCTTCAAGGTGATATCATTGTCGCTGCAATCGGTAAGAAAAACTTTGTAACCGGGGATATGGTAAAGGATGGTGCTATAGTTATCGATGTGGGTATCAATCGTGAGACTTCAACCGAAACAAAATCCGGCTTCAAGCTATATGGTGATGTTGATTTTGAAGCGGTTGCTCCTAAGGCATCCTGGATTACTCCAGTACCGGGCGGTGTAGGCTTAATGACTATTATCGGTCTGTTGAAAAACACATTAGAAGCTGCAAAAGGAACCGTATATCCGAAGTAA
- the lepA gene encoding translation elongation factor 4 translates to MKHIRNFCIIAHIDHGKSTLADRLLEFTKTISQREAQAQLLDNMDLERERGITIKSHAIQMEYVRDGQTYVLNLIDTPGHVDFSYEVSRSIAACEGALLIVDASQGIQAQTISNLYLALEHDLEIIPILNKMDLPGAMPEEVKDQIVELIGGKREDIIPASGKTGLGIPNILDAIIDRIPAPVGDPTAPLQALIFDSVFNSFRGIMAYFKVENGEIRKGDRVKFVATGKEYFADEVGTLKLNQVPKEVIKTGDVGYIISGIKEAREVKVGDTITHRDRPCASAIQGFEEVKPMVFAGIYPVDTEDYEELRESMHRLQLNDASLVFEPESSAALGFGFRCGFLGMLHMEIIQERLEREFDMTVITTVPNVSYRAYLTKGNEEVVVHNPSDLPDPSKLDSIEEPYIKANIITKAEFVGPVMSLCIQKRGTIVNQSYLTSDRVELVFEMPMGEIVFDFYDKLKTISKGYASFDYHQIGYRTSDLVKLDIRLNDEPVDALSSLIHRSNAYDFGKKICEKLKELLPRQQFEIRIQASIGAKIIARETISALRKDVTAKCYGGDISRKRKLLEKQKKGKKRMRQVGNVEIPQSAFMAVLKLD, encoded by the coding sequence ATGAAGCATATACGCAATTTTTGTATTATCGCGCACATTGACCATGGCAAAAGTACCTTGGCAGACAGATTGTTAGAGTTTACCAAAACCATCTCTCAACGCGAAGCGCAAGCTCAGTTGTTGGATAACATGGATTTGGAGAGAGAAAGAGGTATCACCATAAAAAGTCACGCCATCCAAATGGAATATGTGAGAGATGGACAAACCTATGTGTTAAACTTGATCGATACTCCCGGACACGTGGATTTCTCTTACGAGGTTTCCCGTTCTATCGCAGCCTGCGAAGGGGCATTATTGATTGTAGATGCTTCTCAAGGTATTCAAGCTCAAACTATTTCCAATCTATATTTGGCGCTTGAGCACGATTTAGAAATCATTCCTATCTTAAATAAGATGGATCTTCCGGGCGCTATGCCTGAGGAGGTCAAAGACCAGATCGTAGAACTTATCGGCGGAAAACGTGAAGATATTATCCCAGCATCCGGAAAAACAGGACTAGGTATCCCTAATATCTTAGATGCTATCATCGACCGTATTCCTGCTCCTGTTGGAGACCCTACGGCTCCTTTGCAAGCATTGATTTTCGACTCTGTATTTAATTCATTCCGTGGTATCATGGCGTATTTTAAAGTAGAGAATGGAGAAATCAGAAAAGGGGATCGTGTAAAGTTCGTGGCGACCGGAAAAGAATACTTTGCTGATGAGGTTGGTACTTTGAAATTAAATCAGGTTCCGAAAGAGGTGATCAAGACTGGTGATGTAGGCTATATTATCTCCGGTATTAAGGAAGCTCGTGAGGTAAAGGTAGGAGATACCATCACACATCGCGATCGTCCTTGTGCATCGGCAATTCAAGGTTTCGAAGAGGTGAAGCCGATGGTATTCGCCGGTATTTATCCGGTAGATACGGAGGATTACGAAGAACTGAGGGAGTCTATGCATCGTTTGCAATTGAATGATGCCTCGCTTGTATTCGAACCGGAATCATCTGCTGCATTGGGCTTTGGATTCCGTTGTGGATTCCTGGGCATGTTGCACATGGAGATTATCCAGGAACGTTTAGAACGTGAGTTCGATATGACAGTAATTACCACTGTTCCCAACGTATCCTACCGTGCATATTTAACTAAAGGAAATGAAGAAGTCGTTGTCCACAACCCTTCGGATCTTCCAGACCCAAGTAAGTTAGATTCTATCGAAGAACCTTATATTAAAGCAAACATCATTACCAAAGCTGAGTTCGTTGGTCCAGTTATGTCGCTTTGTATTCAAAAACGCGGTACAATCGTAAACCAGTCCTATTTGACTTCTGACCGTGTCGAGTTGGTGTTTGAAATGCCGATGGGTGAGATTGTATTCGATTTCTATGATAAGTTAAAAACCATTTCTAAAGGTTATGCTTCATTTGATTATCATCAAATTGGCTACCGTACTTCTGATTTGGTGAAGTTAGATATTCGCTTGAACGATGAGCCTGTTGATGCCCTATCATCATTGATTCACCGTAGCAATGCTTATGATTTTGGTAAAAAGATCTGTGAGAAGTTGAAAGAGTTGTTACCACGTCAGCAGTTCGAAATCCGTATTCAAGCTTCTATTGGTGCTAAGATTATTGCTCGTGAAACTATTTCTGCATTACGTAAAGACGTAACAGCGAAATGTTACGGTGGTGATATTTCTCGTAAGCGTAAGCTCCTTGAGAAACAAAAGAAAGGTAAAAAACGTATGCGCCAGGTAGGTAATGTGGAAATTCCACAGTCTGCATTTATGGCCGTATTGAAGTTAGATTAA
- a CDS encoding nucleoid-associated protein, whose translation MLFHQDANFENLIIHHVGNKSQDEYFTLSDVEVDVASDEVLTGLLMQYFMKPFAKQSEIYRFYHPNDDLEFNEVYSYSKRFFEGQVSFIDFSKSITKYLFEVSEHPKIKSGEVYVVALDNVQLEGEEHKAIGIFKSENKEAYLKVYPQADGLGVNYEEQAININKLDKGVVIVNTESEEGFKVLCLDQTNGSEAVYWKDDFLKLRVRNDNFQQTGNIMKVYKNFVNEKLDEVFEMDKADKIDLLNRSMNYFKSKEEFDEDEFNMEVIANPDAVSLFKDYKSAFEEEFDTPFQSNFDIAGNAVKKMASSYKSVIKLDKNFHIYVHGKREYLVKGYDEDKGMNYYKLYFENESD comes from the coding sequence ATGTTATTTCATCAAGACGCAAACTTCGAAAACCTTATTATTCATCATGTCGGCAACAAGAGCCAGGACGAGTATTTCACCTTGTCGGACGTTGAAGTAGATGTCGCTTCAGATGAAGTCCTGACCGGACTTCTGATGCAATATTTCATGAAGCCTTTTGCAAAGCAATCGGAAATCTACAGATTCTACCATCCTAATGACGATCTAGAATTCAACGAAGTTTACAGTTATTCTAAGCGCTTTTTTGAAGGACAGGTAAGCTTCATTGATTTCTCTAAATCCATCACCAAATATTTGTTTGAAGTGTCGGAGCATCCGAAGATCAAATCAGGAGAAGTATATGTAGTAGCCTTGGATAACGTGCAGCTAGAAGGCGAAGAGCACAAGGCAATAGGAATCTTTAAATCAGAGAATAAGGAAGCTTATCTTAAAGTTTATCCTCAGGCAGATGGTCTAGGAGTAAACTATGAAGAACAAGCCATCAATATCAATAAATTGGACAAGGGGGTAGTCATTGTCAATACCGAATCCGAGGAAGGTTTTAAGGTATTATGCCTTGACCAGACGAACGGATCTGAAGCCGTATACTGGAAAGATGATTTCTTAAAACTGCGCGTCCGCAATGATAATTTCCAACAAACAGGAAACATCATGAAAGTTTACAAGAACTTTGTCAACGAGAAGTTAGATGAAGTTTTTGAAATGGATAAGGCCGATAAAATCGACCTGTTGAACCGCTCAATGAATTACTTTAAGTCAAAAGAAGAATTTGATGAAGATGAGTTCAATATGGAAGTGATTGCAAATCCTGACGCTGTTTCCTTATTCAAGGATTATAAATCTGCTTTCGAGGAGGAATTCGATACCCCATTCCAATCCAATTTTGATATCGCAGGCAATGCTGTAAAAAAGATGGCTTCGAGTTATAAATCAGTAATCAAGCTCGATAAGAATTTCCATATCTATGTGCATGGAAAGCGCGAATATCTGGTAAAAGGATACGACGAGGATAAGGGAATGAATTATTATAAGTTGTATTTCGAAAACGAATCCGACTAA
- a CDS encoding BON domain-containing protein, producing the protein MNLKKILSVLVVAVTLLTGTIACKSKISDADLKAKVETAIQSNPNVQVEVKDGVVTLNGTAASDDEKAQIESAAKGADAKGVKSVVNNIVVNSIPTGTIEVNSNDADLQAKVTDFTKDFPSVKTAVVDGVITVTGELEQARVQALKMGLDALNPKKVDMSGLIVK; encoded by the coding sequence ATGAATCTTAAAAAAATCTTATCTGTATTGGTAGTTGCCGTTACATTGTTAACTGGAACTATTGCTTGTAAATCGAAAATTTCTGATGCCGATTTAAAAGCCAAAGTAGAAACTGCGATTCAATCGAATCCAAATGTTCAGGTAGAAGTTAAAGATGGTGTAGTAACCTTGAATGGTACGGCAGCATCAGATGATGAAAAAGCACAGATTGAATCTGCAGCGAAAGGCGCAGATGCAAAAGGTGTAAAATCAGTGGTTAACAACATTGTTGTTAATTCAATTCCTACTGGAACAATTGAAGTAAATAGCAATGATGCTGATCTTCAGGCTAAGGTTACTGACTTTACTAAAGACTTTCCGTCAGTGAAAACAGCGGTAGTTGATGGTGTTATTACAGTAACTGGAGAATTGGAGCAAGCACGCGTACAAGCTTTAAAAATGGGATTAGACGCTTTGAATCCTAAGAAAGTTGATATGTCAGGTTTAATCGTAAAATAG
- a CDS encoding histone deacetylase family protein translates to MMKYELIPEQLIYEGLVNRNNFFEPDLVDREIIYLAHDKAYVDDLLELTLDPKMVRRIGFPMTQALVDRERYLIDGTIKACFAAMDAGVSFNTAGGTHHAGRDFGEGFCLLNDQAVAAAYLYSQKLAKTILIIDLDVHQGNGTAHIFEDHPDIITFSIHGEKNFPFKKEKSHIDIGLSDGIEDEAYLSLLSSELEAVFNQVMPDFVFYQAGVDILASDKLGKFKLTQEGCRKRDDLVFNACKSRQVPVEVSMGGGYSVHIKDIVNAHVNTYRSAIHIYDL, encoded by the coding sequence ATGATGAAGTACGAACTTATTCCAGAGCAATTGATTTACGAAGGCTTGGTCAATCGTAACAACTTTTTTGAACCCGATTTAGTAGATCGCGAAATCATTTATTTAGCACATGATAAGGCTTATGTAGATGATCTATTGGAGTTGACTTTAGACCCTAAGATGGTTCGCCGTATTGGTTTCCCGATGACACAGGCTTTGGTGGATCGCGAACGTTATCTCATTGATGGAACAATTAAGGCATGTTTTGCAGCGATGGATGCCGGTGTCTCCTTTAACACTGCAGGCGGAACCCACCATGCGGGTAGAGATTTCGGCGAAGGCTTCTGTTTACTGAACGATCAAGCCGTTGCCGCCGCATATCTGTACAGTCAAAAACTCGCTAAAACGATCTTGATTATCGACCTTGACGTGCATCAGGGAAATGGAACCGCTCATATTTTTGAAGATCATCCTGATATTATTACTTTTTCCATACATGGCGAGAAGAACTTTCCATTTAAAAAGGAAAAATCGCATATTGATATTGGTTTGTCGGATGGCATCGAGGATGAGGCCTATTTGTCGCTCTTGTCATCAGAGCTGGAAGCTGTATTTAATCAAGTGATGCCCGACTTTGTCTTTTATCAGGCTGGTGTCGATATATTAGCTAGCGACAAACTTGGCAAATTTAAACTAACGCAAGAAGGGTGTAGAAAAAGGGACGACCTTGTATTCAATGCTTGCAAGAGCAGACAAGTCCCTGTGGAAGTCAGCATGGGTGGCGGATATTCCGTACATATCAAAGATATCGTCAATGCTCACGTCAATACCTACCGTTCTGCAATACATATTTACGATTTATAA
- the fabV gene encoding enoyl-ACP reductase FabV — protein sequence MIIQPRTRGFICLTAHPEGAAQHIKNQIEYVKSKGKIADGPKKVLVIGASTGFGIASRISAAFGSDAATIGVFFEKPASEGKLGTAGWYNSAAFEKEAQAAGLYAKSINGDAFSDEIKKQTIDLIKKDLGQVDLVVYSLASPRRTHPKTGVAHASVLKPIDQPFTDKTVDFHTGVVSDITINPVENPEDIENTVAVMGGEDWKFWIEELKAAGVLAEGVKTVAYSYIGPELTYPIYRNGTIGRAKDNLEATVPALNEILKDLNGVSYVSVNKALVTQSSSAIPVVPLYISLLYKVMKAKGIHEGTIEQMQRLFAERLYNGSDLQLDDKGRIRVDDLEMREDVQKEVAELWGQATTENLEEISDIAGYRNDFFQLFGFNFDEIDYEKDTNEVVNIPSIG from the coding sequence ATGATTATTCAACCAAGAACAAGAGGATTTATTTGTTTGACAGCGCATCCTGAAGGTGCTGCACAACATATTAAAAATCAAATCGAGTATGTGAAATCTAAAGGCAAGATTGCTGACGGTCCTAAAAAGGTATTAGTAATCGGTGCTTCTACGGGATTTGGTATTGCCTCTCGTATATCTGCTGCCTTTGGATCTGATGCTGCAACCATTGGTGTGTTTTTTGAAAAACCGGCATCTGAAGGTAAATTGGGTACTGCAGGTTGGTATAATTCCGCTGCTTTTGAAAAAGAAGCACAGGCTGCCGGATTATACGCAAAGAGTATCAATGGTGATGCTTTCTCTGACGAGATCAAAAAGCAGACTATTGACTTAATTAAGAAAGATTTAGGACAAGTTGATCTTGTAGTATATTCACTGGCTTCACCACGCCGCACACATCCTAAAACAGGTGTGGCACATGCATCCGTGTTGAAACCTATCGATCAGCCATTTACTGATAAGACTGTCGACTTCCACACAGGTGTTGTTTCCGACATTACGATCAACCCGGTTGAAAATCCAGAGGATATCGAAAATACAGTTGCGGTAATGGGTGGTGAAGATTGGAAGTTCTGGATTGAAGAACTGAAAGCTGCCGGCGTTTTAGCTGAAGGCGTGAAGACAGTAGCTTACTCTTACATTGGCCCTGAGCTTACTTATCCAATTTATCGTAACGGTACAATCGGACGCGCTAAAGACAATTTGGAAGCTACGGTCCCTGCGTTAAACGAAATATTGAAGGATTTGAATGGTGTTTCTTATGTTTCTGTAAATAAAGCATTGGTTACACAGTCAAGTTCTGCTATTCCTGTTGTTCCTTTGTATATTTCGTTATTATACAAGGTGATGAAAGCAAAAGGAATACATGAAGGAACGATTGAGCAAATGCAACGTCTATTTGCAGAGCGCTTGTACAATGGTTCTGATTTACAATTGGATGATAAAGGAAGAATTCGTGTAGACGATTTGGAGATGCGCGAAGATGTTCAAAAAGAGGTTGCTGAATTATGGGGACAGGCAACAACAGAAAACTTAGAAGAGATTTCTGATATTGCTGGATACCGCAATGATTTCTTCCAATTATTTGGATTCAATTTCGATGAAATTGATTACGAAAAGGATACCAATGAAGTAGTAAACATCCCGAGTATCGGATAA
- a CDS encoding TatD family hydrolase, with protein MLINIHAHSISTSSADEFVLPNCIVSKDYLYEQSCSAGIHPWYVDLNEEVQWEALVKYAEKPQVVAIGECGLDKLCSTEWNRQVQIFEKQITLANELKKPLIIHCVRAYHEVFTSLLRKQVAVPVIFHGYERNWPLAEQLLKNKNYYLSFGAAILKGNLDDVIKQIPMHRFFLETDDKPTKISDIYAYFCRARKLSTKQVEDQIMANFNSIFKST; from the coding sequence TTGCTGATAAATATACACGCCCATTCCATCAGTACCTCATCTGCTGATGAGTTCGTACTACCAAATTGCATTGTTTCCAAAGATTATCTTTATGAACAGTCTTGTTCAGCAGGTATCCACCCATGGTATGTCGATCTTAACGAGGAAGTGCAATGGGAGGCATTAGTAAAGTATGCTGAAAAACCTCAGGTAGTAGCGATTGGAGAATGCGGGTTAGATAAGCTGTGCAGTACAGAATGGAATCGGCAGGTTCAGATATTCGAAAAGCAGATTACACTCGCTAATGAGCTTAAAAAGCCTTTGATCATACATTGCGTTCGAGCATACCACGAGGTATTTACCTCCCTCTTGAGAAAGCAAGTGGCCGTCCCGGTCATTTTTCATGGTTATGAACGGAATTGGCCATTGGCGGAACAATTATTAAAGAACAAAAATTACTACCTCTCCTTCGGTGCTGCTATCTTAAAGGGCAATCTAGATGATGTTATCAAACAGATTCCTATGCACAGGTTTTTCTTAGAAACTGACGATAAACCAACGAAAATCTCAGATATTTATGCTTATTTTTGCCGAGCCAGAAAATTGTCTACAAAACAAGTAGAGGATCAGATTATGGCAAATTTTAATAGCATTTTTAAATCAACTTAA
- a CDS encoding SH3 domain-containing protein, translated as MSLQNKYKVLIDTANTSGIEGLQVAEMDGVLQIRGTAPNADVKNKLWDIYNQIDPNFLSGDVVMNVDVSTAVTGQQVRVITESSNLNIRKGPGTDQPIVGKAAKDEVITLISRANDQWWLVRTKDGEEGYCYAQYLEPIS; from the coding sequence ATGAGTTTACAGAATAAATATAAAGTATTGATCGATACGGCGAATACTTCGGGTATCGAGGGATTACAAGTCGCTGAGATGGATGGTGTATTACAAATCCGTGGTACAGCACCAAATGCTGACGTCAAAAACAAATTATGGGATATCTACAACCAGATCGACCCTAATTTCTTATCTGGCGATGTCGTGATGAATGTAGATGTTTCTACAGCGGTTACCGGACAGCAAGTTCGCGTAATTACTGAAAGCAGCAACTTGAACATTCGTAAAGGACCAGGAACAGATCAGCCAATCGTTGGTAAAGCGGCGAAAGATGAGGTAATTACCCTTATCAGTCGCGCAAATGACCAATGGTGGTTAGTTCGTACGAAAGATGGTGAAGAAGGATATTGCTATGCGCAATATTTGGAACCTATTTCTTAA